Proteins encoded by one window of Capra hircus breed San Clemente chromosome 8, ASM170441v1, whole genome shotgun sequence:
- the LOC108636628 gene encoding interferon omega-1-like has translation MAFMLSLLMALALVSYSLGGSLGYDLSQNHMLIGRKNLRLLGQMRRISPRFCLQDRKDFAFPQEMVEGAQLQEAQAISVLHEMLQQSFNLFHTERSSAAWDTTLLEQLRNGIHQQLDDLEACLGQVMGEEDSALGRTGPTLAVKRYFQGIHVYLQEKQYSDCAWETVRVEMMKALSSSTSLQERLRKMGGDLNSP, from the coding sequence ATGGCCTTCATGCTCTCTCTACTCATGGCCCTGGCGCTGGTCAGCTACAGCCTGGGAGGATCCCTGGGCTATGACCTGTCTCAGAACCACATGCTGATTGGCAGGAAGAACCTCAGACTCCTGGGCCAAATGAGGAGAATCTCCCCTCGCTTCTGTCTGCAGGACAGAAAAGACTTCGCTTtcccccaggagatggtggagggcgcccagctccaggaggcccaggccatCTCTGTGCTCCACGAGATGCTCCAGCAGAGCTTCAACCTCTTTCACACAGAGCGCTCCTCTGCTGCCTGGGACACCACCCTCCTGGAGCAGCTCCGCAATGGAATCCATCAGCAGCTGGATGACCTGGAGGCCTGCCTGGGGCaggtgatgggagaggaagaCTCTGCCCTGGGAAGGACAGGCCCCACCCTGGCTGTGAAGAGGTACTTCCAGGGCATCCATGTCTACCTGCAAGAGAAGCAATACAGTGACTGCGCCTGGGAAACCGTCAGAGTGGAGATGATGAAAGCCCTCTCATCATCAACCAGCTTGCAAGAAAGGTTAAGAAAGATGGGTGGAGATCTGAACTCACCTTGA
- the LOC108636629 gene encoding interferon beta-2-like, whose amino-acid sequence MTYRCLLQMVLLLCLSTTALCRSYSLLRFQQRRSTVVCQKLLQQLPATPQHCLEARMDFQVPEEMKQAQQFRKEDAVLVMYEMLQHIFNILTRDFSSTGWSDAIIEHLLEELYGQMNRLEPIQKEIMQKQNSTMGDTTDLHLQKYYFNLGQYLKSKEHNRCAWAVVQMQLLRIFSFLKSLTGYLRD is encoded by the coding sequence ATGACCTACCGGTGCCTCCTCCAGATGGTTCTCCTGCTGTGTCTCTCCACCACAGCTCTTTGCAGGAGCTACAGCTTGCTTCGATTCCAACAAAGGCGGAGCACTGTGGTGTGTCAGAAACTTCTGCAGCAGTTACCTGCAACTCCTCAACATTGCCTGGAGGCCAGGATGGACTTCCAGGTTCCCGAGGAGATGAAGCAAGCACAGCAGTTCCGGAAGGAAGATGCCGTATTGGTCATGTATGAGATGCTCCAGCACATCTTCAATATTCTCAccagagacttctccagcactggCTGGTCTGACGCCATCATTGAGCACCTCCTTGAGGAACTCTATGGGCAGATGAATCGTCTGGAGCCAATCCAGAAGGAAATAATGCAGAAGCAAAACTCCACTATGGGAGACACGACCGATCTTCACCTGCAGAAATACTACTTCAACCTCGGGCAGTACCTCAAGTCCAAGGAGCACAACAGGTGTGCCTGGGCAGTCGTGCAAATGCAATTGCTCAGGatcttttctttcctgaagaGCCTAACAGGTTACCTCCGGGACTGA